One Danio rerio strain Tuebingen ecotype United States chromosome 22, GRCz12tu, whole genome shotgun sequence genomic window carries:
- the LOC100148050 gene encoding uncharacterized protein isoform X1, with product MPFVLFFVPLLLDGVFSFMDVITSVPVKEGDSVTLYADAIEIQKADLILWTFGPDGTRIVQFNRMANKISLYEEILDGRFRDRLKLDSKTGSLTMRNTTVADSGLYKLELIGGKEVPPKKFKIIVSAPLSIPAVIRDPSSPSSSVQYCSVLCSVVNVSAVSLSWYKGNSVLSSISVSDLSISLSLPLEVEYQDKNTYSCVINNTISNQTTHLDINTLCQPFNGWSPNHTALVCVCIVPAVLCGLYFYHQHRISKRGNKTSNKNRENGTVPLLLVEADGRCTSGQEDDVEKSVFVKEDKITLMPVMEGETVTLQADATEIREIDLILWTFANFKGCSSANFVTIATLNKMNSNESVKQFRDTLKLDHTTGSLTITKMTAKHYGFYKLQMIRRGQMDFHTFSVFNVPEKKERRLYSV from the exons ATgccgtttgttttgtttttcgttCCGCTACTTCTGGACG GTGTGTTTAGTTTTATGGATGTAATTACATCAGTGCCAGTGAAAGAAGGAGATTCTGTCACTTTATACGCCGATGCCATAGAAATTCAGAAAGCTGATCTGATATTGTGGACGTTTGGACCTGACGGCACCCGGATAGTTCAGTTCAACAGAATGGCCAATAAAATCTCACTATATGAAGAGATTCTTGATgggagattcagagacagactgaaaCTGGACAGTAAAACAGGATCTCTGACTATGAGAAACACTACAGTCGCAGACTCTGGACTTTACAAACTCGAGCTCATTGGCGGAAAAGAGGTCCCACCCAAGAAATTCAAGATTATTGTTTCTG CTCCTCTGTCAATTCCTGCTGTTATAAGAGACCCTTCATCCCCATCTTCATCAGTGCAGTATTGTTCAGTGCtgtgttcagtggtgaatgtgagcgctgtgagtctctcctggtacaaaggaaacagtgtattgtccagcatcagtgtgtctgatctcagcatcagtctctctctacctctggaggTGGAATATCAGGATAAAAACACCTACAGCTGTGTGATCAACAACACCATCAGCAATCAGACCACACATCTGGACATCAACACACTCTGTCAGCCATTTAATG GTTGGTCCCCAAATCATACAGCATTGGTTTGTGTTTGCATCGTGCCTGCAGTCTTGTGTGGACTTTACTTTTACCATCAACACAGAATTTCTAAACGAG GCAATAAAACATCTAATAAGAACAGAGAAAATG GCACAGTTCCTTTGCTACTTGTGGAGGCAGACG GCAGGTGCACGTCTGGTCAAGAGGATGATGTAGAAAAAA GTGTGTTTGTGAAGGAAGATAAAATCACGCTGATGCCAGTAATGGAGGGAGAAACTGTAACACTACAAGCCGATGCTACTGAAATAAGGGAAATCGATCTGATATTGTGGACTTTTGCCAATTTCAAAGGATGCAGTAGTGCTAACTTTGTCACCATAGCTACTCTGAATAAAATGAACTCAAATGAATCCGTTAAGCAGTTCAGAGACACTCTGAAACTGGACCACacgactggatctctgaccatcacaaaAATGACAGCCAAACACTATGGATTTTATAAACTGCAGATGATCAGACGAGGACAGATGGACTTTCATACGTTCAGCGTTTTTAAT
- the LOC100148050 gene encoding uncharacterized protein isoform X2, with amino-acid sequence MPFVLFFVPLLLDGVFSFMDVITSVPVKEGDSVTLYADAIEIQKADLILWTFGPDGTRIVQFNRMANKISLYEEILDGRFRDRLKLDSKTGSLTMRNTTVADSGLYKLELIGGKEVPPKKFKIIVSAPLSIPAVIRDPSSPSSSVQYCSVLCSVVNVSAVSLSWYKGNSVLSSISVSDLSISLSLPLEVEYQDKNTYSCVINNTISNQTTHLDINTLCQPFNGWSPNHTALVCVCIVPAVLCGLYFYHQHRISKRGNKTSNKNRENGTVPLLLVEADGVFVKEDKITLMPVMEGETVTLQADATEIREIDLILWTFANFKGCSSANFVTIATLNKMNSNESVKQFRDTLKLDHTTGSLTITKMTAKHYGFYKLQMIRRGQMDFHTFSVFNVPEKKERRLYSV; translated from the exons ATgccgtttgttttgtttttcgttCCGCTACTTCTGGACG GTGTGTTTAGTTTTATGGATGTAATTACATCAGTGCCAGTGAAAGAAGGAGATTCTGTCACTTTATACGCCGATGCCATAGAAATTCAGAAAGCTGATCTGATATTGTGGACGTTTGGACCTGACGGCACCCGGATAGTTCAGTTCAACAGAATGGCCAATAAAATCTCACTATATGAAGAGATTCTTGATgggagattcagagacagactgaaaCTGGACAGTAAAACAGGATCTCTGACTATGAGAAACACTACAGTCGCAGACTCTGGACTTTACAAACTCGAGCTCATTGGCGGAAAAGAGGTCCCACCCAAGAAATTCAAGATTATTGTTTCTG CTCCTCTGTCAATTCCTGCTGTTATAAGAGACCCTTCATCCCCATCTTCATCAGTGCAGTATTGTTCAGTGCtgtgttcagtggtgaatgtgagcgctgtgagtctctcctggtacaaaggaaacagtgtattgtccagcatcagtgtgtctgatctcagcatcagtctctctctacctctggaggTGGAATATCAGGATAAAAACACCTACAGCTGTGTGATCAACAACACCATCAGCAATCAGACCACACATCTGGACATCAACACACTCTGTCAGCCATTTAATG GTTGGTCCCCAAATCATACAGCATTGGTTTGTGTTTGCATCGTGCCTGCAGTCTTGTGTGGACTTTACTTTTACCATCAACACAGAATTTCTAAACGAG GCAATAAAACATCTAATAAGAACAGAGAAAATG GCACAGTTCCTTTGCTACTTGTGGAGGCAGACG GTGTGTTTGTGAAGGAAGATAAAATCACGCTGATGCCAGTAATGGAGGGAGAAACTGTAACACTACAAGCCGATGCTACTGAAATAAGGGAAATCGATCTGATATTGTGGACTTTTGCCAATTTCAAAGGATGCAGTAGTGCTAACTTTGTCACCATAGCTACTCTGAATAAAATGAACTCAAATGAATCCGTTAAGCAGTTCAGAGACACTCTGAAACTGGACCACacgactggatctctgaccatcacaaaAATGACAGCCAAACACTATGGATTTTATAAACTGCAGATGATCAGACGAGGACAGATGGACTTTCATACGTTCAGCGTTTTTAAT
- the LOC100148050 gene encoding uncharacterized protein isoform X3, with amino-acid sequence MPFVLFFVPLLLDGVFSFMDVITSVPVKEGDSVTLYADAIEIQKADLILWTFGPDGTRIVQFNRMANKISLYEEILDGRFRDRLKLDSKTGSLTMRNTTVADSGLYKLELIGGKEVPPKKFKIIVSAPLSIPAVIRDPSSPSSSVQYCSVLCSVVNVSAVSLSWYKGNSVLSSISVSDLSISLSLPLEVEYQDKNTYSCVINNTISNQTTHLDINTLCQPFNGWSPNHTALVCVCIVPAVLCGLYFYHQHRISKRGNKTSNKNRENGTVPLLLVEADGEAGEITGGAGLHTVLR; translated from the exons ATgccgtttgttttgtttttcgttCCGCTACTTCTGGACG GTGTGTTTAGTTTTATGGATGTAATTACATCAGTGCCAGTGAAAGAAGGAGATTCTGTCACTTTATACGCCGATGCCATAGAAATTCAGAAAGCTGATCTGATATTGTGGACGTTTGGACCTGACGGCACCCGGATAGTTCAGTTCAACAGAATGGCCAATAAAATCTCACTATATGAAGAGATTCTTGATgggagattcagagacagactgaaaCTGGACAGTAAAACAGGATCTCTGACTATGAGAAACACTACAGTCGCAGACTCTGGACTTTACAAACTCGAGCTCATTGGCGGAAAAGAGGTCCCACCCAAGAAATTCAAGATTATTGTTTCTG CTCCTCTGTCAATTCCTGCTGTTATAAGAGACCCTTCATCCCCATCTTCATCAGTGCAGTATTGTTCAGTGCtgtgttcagtggtgaatgtgagcgctgtgagtctctcctggtacaaaggaaacagtgtattgtccagcatcagtgtgtctgatctcagcatcagtctctctctacctctggaggTGGAATATCAGGATAAAAACACCTACAGCTGTGTGATCAACAACACCATCAGCAATCAGACCACACATCTGGACATCAACACACTCTGTCAGCCATTTAATG GTTGGTCCCCAAATCATACAGCATTGGTTTGTGTTTGCATCGTGCCTGCAGTCTTGTGTGGACTTTACTTTTACCATCAACACAGAATTTCTAAACGAG GCAATAAAACATCTAATAAGAACAGAGAAAATG GCACAGTTCCTTTGCTACTTGTGGAGGCAGACG GTGAGGCTGGAGAGATAACAGGAGGAGCCGGTTTACACACTGTCCTCAGGTGA
- the zgc:171601 gene encoding uncharacterized protein zgc:171601 isoform X2 has product MKTRKFAKFTSNYIKMTLFCLCMCFLLKGAFGNIKLVHDGDSVTLQSALTNVQKYERVLWTFGPDSTRIAQINNAINKISVYNEVLNGKFRGKLSLDAQTGSLTIANATSQHAGLYELNTVGGNDVLSKQFRVIILAHLPAPVLMRNSSQCSSSSSSSVQYCSVLCSVVNVSAVSLSWYKGNSVLSSISVSDLSISLTLPLEVEYQDRNTYSCVIDNTISNQTTHLDISTLCQPCEVGVSSLNSGNSVPFGDVVLICIGIAVTFVILAAAGMFSIYWRYKKTHQTCDDMVEMDELKTMSVSVGGSVMLNTGFTKIKSCDVLQWRFGEPNSDVTNPFVVIRRLNEPDFTEYAGHDETFRDRLQLDQQNGYLKISDIRPTDFGIYKLNIARNGRNVISKTFIVKDSSEDIREASETESLLKTEMISDSRV; this is encoded by the exons ATGAAGACAAGAAAGTTTGCTAAGTTTACATCTAACTACATCAAAATGACGCtattttgtttatgtatgtgCTTCTTGCTGAAAG GTGCGTTTGGTAATATCAAATTGGTGCATGACGGAGATTCTGTCACGCTACAATCTGCTCTTACAAATGTTCAGAAATATGAGCGTGTTCTATGGACGTTTGGACCTGACAGCACCCGAATAGCTCAAATCAACAACGCCATCAACAAGATATCAGTATATAATGAAGTACTGAACGGGAAATTCAGAGGCAAACTGAGTTTGGATGCTcaaactggatctctgaccatcgcAAACGCAACATCCCAACACGCTGGACTCTACGAATTAAATACTGTCGGCGGAAATGACGTCTTATCCAAGCAGTTCAGAGTTATTATTTTAG CTCATCTGCCTGCTCCTGTCCTCATGAGAAACTCTTCTCAATGTtcttcatcctcatcttcatcagtGCAGTATTGTTCAGTGCtgtgttcagtggtgaatgtgagcgctgtgagtctctcctggtacaaaggaaacagtgtattgtccagcatcagtgtgtctgatctcagcatcagTCTCACTCTACCTCTGGAGGTGGAATATCAGGATAGAAACACCTACAGCTGTGTGATCGACAACACCATCAGCAACCAGACCACACATCTGGATATCAGCACACTCTGTCAGCCATGTGAAG TGGGTGTGTCAAGTTTGAATTCAGGAAACAGCGTACCCTTCGGTGATGTGGTTCTGATCTGCATAGGCATCGCAGTTACATTTGTAATCTTGGCAGCAGCTGGGATGTTCAGTATTTACTGGagatataaaaaaacacatcaaactt GTGATGATATGGTTGAGATGGATGAACTGAAGACAATGTCTGTGAGTGTGGGAGGGTCCGTCATGCTAAACACTGGTTTCACCAAGATAAAAAGTTGTGATGTGCTGCAGTGGAGGTTTGGAGAGCCAAATTCAGACGTCACAAACCCATTTGTTGTCATAAGAAGACTGAACGAACCAGACTTCACTGAATATGCTGGTCATGACGAGACATTCAGAGACCGATTACAGCTGGATCAACAAAACGGATATCTAAAAATCAGTGATATCAGACCCACAGACTTTGgtatatataaactaaatattgCCAGGAATGGGAGAAATGTGATCTCCAAGACATTTATTGTCAAAG ATTCATCTGAAGACATCAGAGAGGCATCGGAGACCGAATCGCTGTTAAAGACAGAAATGATCTCCGACAGTCGTGTATAG
- the zgc:171601 gene encoding uncharacterized protein zgc:171601 isoform X1: MKTRKFAKFTSNYIKMTLFCLCMCFLLKGAFGNIKLVHDGDSVTLQSALTNVQKYERVLWTFGPDSTRIAQINNAINKISVYNEVLNGKFRGKLSLDAQTGSLTIANATSQHAGLYELNTVGGNDVLSKQFRVIILAHLPAPVLMRNSSQCSSSSSSSVQYCSVLCSVVNVSAVSLSWYKGNSVLSSISVSDLSISLTLPLEVEYQDRNTYSCVIDNTISNQTTHLDISTLCQPCEVGVSSLNSGNSVPFGDVVLICIGIAVTFVILAAAGMFSIYWRYKKTHQTCQTPVQQVSEVHEGDDMVEMDELKTMSVSVGGSVMLNTGFTKIKSCDVLQWRFGEPNSDVTNPFVVIRRLNEPDFTEYAGHDETFRDRLQLDQQNGYLKISDIRPTDFGIYKLNIARNGRNVISKTFIVKDSSEDIREASETESLLKTEMISDSRV; this comes from the exons ATGAAGACAAGAAAGTTTGCTAAGTTTACATCTAACTACATCAAAATGACGCtattttgtttatgtatgtgCTTCTTGCTGAAAG GTGCGTTTGGTAATATCAAATTGGTGCATGACGGAGATTCTGTCACGCTACAATCTGCTCTTACAAATGTTCAGAAATATGAGCGTGTTCTATGGACGTTTGGACCTGACAGCACCCGAATAGCTCAAATCAACAACGCCATCAACAAGATATCAGTATATAATGAAGTACTGAACGGGAAATTCAGAGGCAAACTGAGTTTGGATGCTcaaactggatctctgaccatcgcAAACGCAACATCCCAACACGCTGGACTCTACGAATTAAATACTGTCGGCGGAAATGACGTCTTATCCAAGCAGTTCAGAGTTATTATTTTAG CTCATCTGCCTGCTCCTGTCCTCATGAGAAACTCTTCTCAATGTtcttcatcctcatcttcatcagtGCAGTATTGTTCAGTGCtgtgttcagtggtgaatgtgagcgctgtgagtctctcctggtacaaaggaaacagtgtattgtccagcatcagtgtgtctgatctcagcatcagTCTCACTCTACCTCTGGAGGTGGAATATCAGGATAGAAACACCTACAGCTGTGTGATCGACAACACCATCAGCAACCAGACCACACATCTGGATATCAGCACACTCTGTCAGCCATGTGAAG TGGGTGTGTCAAGTTTGAATTCAGGAAACAGCGTACCCTTCGGTGATGTGGTTCTGATCTGCATAGGCATCGCAGTTACATTTGTAATCTTGGCAGCAGCTGGGATGTTCAGTATTTACTGGagatataaaaaaacacatcaaactt GCCAGACTCCTGTGCAACAGGTTTCTGAGGTGCATGAAG GTGATGATATGGTTGAGATGGATGAACTGAAGACAATGTCTGTGAGTGTGGGAGGGTCCGTCATGCTAAACACTGGTTTCACCAAGATAAAAAGTTGTGATGTGCTGCAGTGGAGGTTTGGAGAGCCAAATTCAGACGTCACAAACCCATTTGTTGTCATAAGAAGACTGAACGAACCAGACTTCACTGAATATGCTGGTCATGACGAGACATTCAGAGACCGATTACAGCTGGATCAACAAAACGGATATCTAAAAATCAGTGATATCAGACCCACAGACTTTGgtatatataaactaaatattgCCAGGAATGGGAGAAATGTGATCTCCAAGACATTTATTGTCAAAG ATTCATCTGAAGACATCAGAGAGGCATCGGAGACCGAATCGCTGTTAAAGACAGAAATGATCTCCGACAGTCGTGTATAG